The Pricia mediterranea genome includes a window with the following:
- a CDS encoding deoxycytidylate deaminase, whose amino-acid sequence MRESKQEKYDKAYLRMAKEWGKLSYCERRQVGAIIVKDRMIISDGYNGTPTGFENFCEDDLGYTKWYVLHAEANAISKVAASTQSCQSATLYITLSPCRECSKLIHQSGINRVVYQTAYKDGSGLTFLKRAGVELVHLPEIESSALR is encoded by the coding sequence ATGAGAGAAAGTAAACAAGAAAAATACGATAAGGCTTACTTGCGCATGGCCAAGGAATGGGGCAAGCTTTCTTATTGTGAACGTCGACAAGTAGGTGCCATTATCGTAAAGGATAGGATGATCATTTCCGATGGATACAATGGCACTCCCACCGGATTCGAAAATTTTTGTGAGGACGACTTGGGATATACCAAATGGTACGTTTTGCACGCTGAGGCCAATGCAATCAGCAAAGTAGCCGCCTCCACCCAGTCTTGCCAAAGCGCCACGCTTTACATCACATTATCGCCATGTCGGGAATGTAGCAAACTGATTCATCAATCCGGAATAAACCGAGTGGTATATCAAACAGCTTATAAGGATGGGTCAGGACTAACCTTTCTTAAGCGGGCAGGAGTCGAATTGGTGCACCTGCCGGAAATCGAGTCTTCCGCATTGCGGTAA